From Chloracidobacterium thermophilum B:
CATCGTTGTCCCAGTCGCCGGCCACCGGCACATCATTCGGCGCACCGAAGAAGAACTGCAGGTCGGCCGGACCCGCCGTGTTGCTGTTGCGCAGCCCGAAGAACGCCACGCTCGCCCGGAACAGACCAATGGTCGTCACACCATCACCGTCCCAGTCGCCTACGATGGGCGTATCGGTCGGCAGCGCGTAGTTGATGACCACATCCGCCGGACCCGCCGTGTTGCTGTTGCGCAGCAGGAAGACCCCTGCCCGGAACAGCCCCACGGTCGTCGAGCCGTTGCCATCCCAGTCGCCCGCCAGCGGAATATCCCCTGGCTGCGTGCCGCTAATGGCAAAGGCCGGCACATCCGCAAAGCCCGCCGTGTTGCTGTTGCGCAGGAAGAACTGACCGTTCCGGAAGATGCCGATGGTCGTGACGCCGTCCGCATCCCAGTCGCCCGAAAGCGGCACGTCACCCGCCGTACCATAGAAGAAGTCGGTATCGGCATTGCCGGAGGTGTTCGAGAAGCGCAGGTAGAAGAAGCCGTTTGACGAACGGAACATCCCTACCGTGTCCGGGCCGGCCAAGTCCGGCGCCTGCGACACTGTCACCGTCTGCGCTGGCACACCCGGCGCCGTCACCGTGATGGTCGCCGACCGCGCCGCGCCGCTGTTGCGCCCAACCGAGAACGTCACCGTCCCCGTCGGACCGCCCGACGCGCCGCCCGTGATGACCAGCCACGGCGCACTGCTCGTCGCCGTGTACGTGCAGCCGGCCAGCGTCGTCACCGTGAAGCTGCCCGTGCCGCCCGTCACCGGAAGCGAAGTGCCTGTCGCCGTGCCGAGCGTCAGCGTGCAGGTGCCCGCCTGCGTGATGGTGATGTTCTGTCCGGCCACCGTGACCGTCGCCGAACGCGGTGCGCCGGTGTTTGCCGCCACCGTGAAGTTCACCGTGCTCGAACCGGAACCGCTCAACGGACTGGCCGAAATCCAGGTCGGGAGACCCGTAATCGTCCAGGTGCAGCCGGCACCGGTCGTGATCTGGAACTGACCCGTGCCGCCAGCCACAGGGAAGCTCGCCGGCACAGCCGTCGCCGTGTACGTGCAGCCCGAAGCCGGACCCTGGGTGAAGGTGAAGGTCGTCGGCGGTGGCGACGTGCTGGTTTCACTCGGCAGCGTCACCGTCACCGAACCCGTCCGGTTCGCCCCTGTGTTGTTGGGGGAGACGTTGATGATGATGTCCGCAAAGCTCGGTCCCGGACCAGCCGTGCGCGGCACCACACCGACAATGGTCACAAAGGTCGAGCCTGTCGAGACCGTCGGCAGCGCATCGCAGACCGACACCGCACTCCGGGTCAGCGAGCCAATCGTCAGGTTGCCGCCCGCCGGATTGATGGCCCCCAGATTGACCGTCCCCCCGGCTGGAAGCACCGTGAAGGGCGGGAAGGTCGGCGCTACCAGACCGTACGTGCAGCCTGTCTGCAGTGCCGCCACGCCAGGCCACCGGATGTCGAGGCTCAGCCCGTTCGGAGCGCCGGCATTGTCGTTCTGGAAGTCAGCCCGTGCCGATTCAAAGACGTTGAACAGCCCGCCGATGTAGGCCCGCCGCCGCGTCGGGTCAAGCGCGATGGTGTTGACCGCCATGGCCACGTTGGTCGCGTTGAAGAATCCCGTGCCAAAAGCCGGCGAGACGGAACCGCCCGGATAGTAGTTGATTTCTGGCAACGTTGCAGTTGGAGCAAAGACCGACGCCAGCGAACCCACACCGGGAACGGCATAGGGTCCGGGCTGGAAGGGCACCGTCACTCCGGGCGGCGGTTGCACCGCCAGCCAGCTAGAACGCGGAATGTTCAGGCTGTCCACCGTATCCGTAAAGGCCCCGTTGACCCCACACCGGAAGACACGCACCCGCGTGGTGTTGCTCGTGTACTGGGTGCCGCCAGCCGTACCCGGCCCGATGCGGAACGAACCGCCAATGATCGGCCGGTCATCGGCCTGCAGCGCAATCGCCCGCACAGTGCCTGCCGCCGTAAAGTTCAACTGCGCAAAGGTGGCATCGTGCCGCCCGTTGGTCTCAAAGCGCGTGAAGGCTGTACGTGGCAAATTGCCAGGAGCGCCTGTCTGGTTGAGGATGGTTGTAAATACACCACCCACGAGAATCCGTCCGGCATTGGGGCCGAGGCTCTGCCGTGCCAGGGCGAAAATCTCGCCGCCACGGCCGTTGGATGTGGCACCGCTGCCACCACCGCCCACACCAGCCGTTCCGGTCGGGAAGACCGTGCTGGTCGGCCCCGAAGAAAAGGTCAAATCCAGAAACCCGGCGCTGTCAAACCGCGCCAGATTGTACCGCGCTATACCGTTCGCCTTGCCGAACAGACCGCCTACGACAACGCTGCCGTCCGGCTGCAGCAGGATAGCGTTGACCCGCGCCCGGTTGTAGGCCACAGCCGGATTCGTGCGCGGGACACCGGGTGGTGGAATCGGATCATCGCAGAGGGAATAGTCGTCCACACCGGGCAGCGGCGCCAGCGGATCGCCAAAGCTCGTGTCCAGTGAGCCGTTGGGCAGCAGCCGCGCCAGCCCACCCCGCGGAATCCCGTTGTAACACTTGAACTCGCCCCCGATGAGAATCCGCCCGTTGGGCTGGAGCACGATGGCATTCACGCGCCCTTCGTTGGGGTTGAACTTCTCACCCGTCCCCGTCACCGGCGGCGTCGGCGTCGCATCGCAGTTGCCAGTCAAAGCCGGCAGCGCCGTCTGGGGATCCACTGTCGTGAAGCCAACGCCGGCGGTGCCAAAGCCGGTTGGGC
This genomic window contains:
- a CDS encoding BACON domain-containing protein, producing the protein MSGLGAGPGSADRSFGYASGGTGAFQMTDLLNRIGVNIPEPGEIRAIAVQRVGANANKFIVGGNFVYRVPGTNQVYRNLMRLNPNGTVDISFVPGLLIPVVNALVVQSTPLLADRIVVGCETAPQLFRLLPNGAQDTTFSPPPLTPPTVAVLALEVEPLLLPPSVPNPTADYIYVGLNGGTIGGRTNLARLLPNGGPDSTPGTFWGPQTAPAVQVSVNGPVRAIKFADRLGGLGLPGIVVGGAFNLAQGGPFPPPPSFECLNVAFFPTDGDFFSFSVGFFTNFFKGFDGPINAIAVSVSPANVSEIFVGGEFGNCVTFASPPNVARPRVAKFSFFAGLDTVFNPNPATSVPNPVRALVLTGGPPNFTAPPPSPPLPPPPPLLLSVLHVGGQETTTAFADVALSPVTGGLVVDVDPITPGLQPTFFTRSPFFPANPAVVRAMAANNQPLPNGGALFGGAFLNATVYGQNLNAPAQKLVATFTNLYSPPSPLGPVFSLPPPPPPFGPNPGTLPGFVALGPTQFYASALLPNGDLLIGGDVGVNGNASLPASLDDLEAVLYRIDPCGTVNVVARFRNISGYLVRNDVDNGTFVSPPQDINITPGQGFRRVDFVDPPSIRAIAVDSAGNIYVGGQFNRVSDGPGGPFQPWNNLIRLKSDGTIDPLFAPGAGLTSYAPGYPVMRLGGPTGFGTAGVGFTTVDPQTALPALTGNCDATPTPPVTGTGEKFNPNEGRVNAIVLQPNGRILIGGEFKCYNGIPRGGLARLLPNGSLDTSFGDPLAPLPGVDDYSLCDDPIPPPGVPRTNPAVAYNRARVNAILLQPDGSVVVGGLFGKANGIARYNLARFDSAGFLDLTFSSGPTSTVFPTGTAGVGGGGSGATSNGRGGEIFALARQSLGPNAGRILVGGVFTTILNQTGAPGNLPRTAFTRFETNGRHDATFAQLNFTAAGTVRAIALQADDRPIIGGSFRIGPGTAGGTQYTSNTTRVRVFRCGVNGAFTDTVDSLNIPRSSWLAVQPPPGVTVPFQPGPYAVPGVGSLASVFAPTATLPEINYYPGGSVSPAFGTGFFNATNVAMAVNTIALDPTRRRAYIGGLFNVFESARADFQNDNAGAPNGLSLDIRWPGVAALQTGCTYGLVAPTFPPFTVLPAGGTVNLGAINPAGGNLTIGSLTRSAVSVCDALPTVSTGSTFVTIVGVVPRTAGPGPSFADIIINVSPNNTGANRTGSVTVTLPSETSTSPPPTTFTFTQGPASGCTYTATAVPASFPVAGGTGQFQITTGAGCTWTITGLPTWISASPLSGSGSSTVNFTVAANTGAPRSATVTVAGQNITITQAGTCTLTLGTATGTSLPVTGGTGSFTVTTLAGCTYTATSSAPWLVITGGASGGPTGTVTFSVGRNSGAARSATITVTAPGVPAQTVTVSQAPDLAGPDTVGMFRSSNGFFYLRFSNTSGNADTDFFYGTAGDVPLSGDWDADGVTTIGIFRNGQFFLRNSNTAGFADVPAFAISGTQPGDIPLAGDWDGNGSTTVGLFRAGVFLLRNSNTAGPADVVINYALPTDTPIVGDWDGDGVTTIGLFRASVAFFGLRNSNTAGPADLQFFFGAPNDVPVAGDWDNDGVTTIGVFRAGTFFLRNSNTAGVANLTVNYGLATDRPVIGRWQ